In the genome of Quercus robur chromosome 3, dhQueRobu3.1, whole genome shotgun sequence, one region contains:
- the LOC126718897 gene encoding phosphate transporter PHO1 homolog 3-like isoform X2: protein MKFGKEFTAQMVPEWQEAYMDYNQLKSLLKEIQRFRQRTKPPATPAGLKRKLTLYRAFSGLTQRYNNPTSPSSASDDIESQAILVNSVNHGGSQSYQTTFLMSSDEGGEYELVYFRRLDDEFNKVNKFYEAKVEEVMKEAAMLNKQMDALIAFRIKVENPQGWFDRSVEMTRLASDVAASAAAVAASTPKGARASRRVPMSMDVIEEGPSSHGPSLDESSDDKENEIVNQMVQEQRLKNMKGTRPAPLEILSHVKMNNTLETPRSTIKGFLNYPMQTELNFTRENLRKVEDQLKRAFVEFYQKLRLLKNYSFLNTLAFSKIMKKYDKITSRNASKYYMKMVDNSNLGSSDEITKLMERVEVTFIKHFSNSNRTKGMKILRPQAMRERHRTTFSTGFLAGCTVALILALILIVRARKLMGKPKATQYMDTMFPLYSLFGLIVLHMIMFSANIFFWRRYRVNYSFIFGFKQGTELGYREVLLLSFGLAVLALASVLLNLDMEMDPKTKNYGTYTEILPLTLVFLVFIVLFCPFNIIYRSNRFFFLACLFHCICAPLYKVTLPDFFLADQFTSQVQALRSFEFYICYYGWGDFQHRENRCEESKVYKTFLFIVAVIPYWSRFLQAPV from the exons atgaaatttGGGAAGGAATTCACAGCACAAATGGTGCCTGAATGGCAAGAAGCATACATGGATTACAATCAACTTAAATCGCTTTTGAAAGAAATCCAACGCTTCAGGCAAAGAACCAAGCCACCAGCAACCCCAGCTGGCCTTAAACGAAAGCTCACACTTTATAGAGCTTTTAGTGGCTTAACACAAAGATACAACAACCCCACAAGCCCATCATCAGCTTCTGATGACATTGAAAGCCAAGCCATTCTTGTCAATTCTGTGAACCATGGTGGCTCACAAAGTTATCAAACTACGTTTCTCATGTCCTCAGATGAAGGTGGTGAATATGAATTGGTTTACTTTAGGAGACTTGACGATGAATTCAATAAAGTGAACAAGTTTTACGAGGCTAAAGTGGAGGAGGTGATGAAGGAAGCAGCTATGTTGAACAAACAAATGGATGCTTTGATTGCTTTTAGGATCAAAGTGGAGAATCCTCAAGGGTGGTTTGATAGGTCTGTGGAGATGACTCGTCTTGCTTCTGATGTTGCTGCTTCAGCAGCTGCGGTGGCAGCTTCTACACCAAAAGGAGCCAGAGCAAGTA GAAGAGTTCCCATGTCCATGGATGTGATTGAAGAGGGTCCGAGCAGCCATGGACCATCATTAGACGAATCAAGTGATGACAAAGAGAATGAAATTGTCAACCAAATGGTTCAAGAACAGAGGCTAAAGAACATGAAGGGAACTAGACCAGCTCCTCTTGAAATACTTAGTCATGTGAAAATGAACAACACTCTAGAGACTCCTCGTTCAACCATTAAGGGCTTCCTCAATTACCCTATGCAGACAGAGCTGAATTTCACGAGGGAAAATTTGAGAAAAGTTGAAGATCAACTTAAGCGagcttttgttgaattttaccAGAAGCTTAGGCTTCTGAAGAACTACAG CTTCTTAAACACACTAGCATTTTCAAAGATCATGAAGAAATATGATAAG ATCACTTCAAGGAATGCATCAAAATATTACATGAAAATGGTGGATAATTCCAACCTTGGCAGTTCTGATGAG ATTACCAAACTTATGGAAAGGGTTGAAGTTACATTCATCAAACATTTCTCCAATTCTAACCGCACCAAAGGCATGAAAATCTTAAGACCCCAGGCAATGAGAGAAAGACATAGGACAACATTTTCCACAg GTTTTTTGGCTGGCTGCACAGTAGCTCTGATATTAGCCCTTATTTTAATTGTCCGTGCCCGCAAACTCATGGGTAAGCCAAAGGCAACACAGTACATGGACACCATGTTTCCTCTTTACAG CTTGTTTGGCTTAATAGTTCTGCACATGATTATGTTTTCTGCCAATATATTCTTCTGGAGGCGATACCGGGTCAATTATTCCTTCATATTTGGATTCAAGCAAGGAACCGAGTTGGGGTATCGAGAAGTTCTCCTCCTCAGTTTTGGTCTTGCAGTGTTAGCACTAGCCAGTGTGCTATTAAACCTTGACATGGAGATggatccaaaaacaaaaaattatggaaCATACACCGAAATTCTGCCGCTGACCTTGGTTTTT CTTGTGTTCATCGTATTATTCTGCCCATTTAACATCATTTATCGCTCAAATCGTTTCTTCTTCCTTGCATGTCTCTTTCACTGTATCTGTGCTCCTTTGTACAAG GTGACACTCCCAGATTTCTTCTTGGCAGATCAGTTCACTAGCCAG GTGCAAGCCTTGAGAAGTTTTGAGTTCTACATTTGCTACTATGGTTGGGGCGACTTCCAGCACAGAGAGAACAGGTGTGAAGAAAGCAAAGTATACAAAACTTTCCTTTTCATTGTTGCAGTAATTCCATACTGGTCTCGATTCCTTCAG GCGCCTGTTTGA
- the LOC126718897 gene encoding phosphate transporter PHO1 homolog 3-like isoform X1 → MKFGKEFTAQMVPEWQEAYMDYNQLKSLLKEIQRFRQRTKPPATPAGLKRKLTLYRAFSGLTQRYNNPTSPSSASDDIESQAILVNSVNHGGSQSYQTTFLMSSDEGGEYELVYFRRLDDEFNKVNKFYEAKVEEVMKEAAMLNKQMDALIAFRIKVENPQGWFDRSVEMTRLASDVAASAAAVAASTPKGARASRRVPMSMDVIEEGPSSHGPSLDESSDDKENEIVNQMVQEQRLKNMKGTRPAPLEILSHVKMNNTLETPRSTIKGFLNYPMQTELNFTRENLRKVEDQLKRAFVEFYQKLRLLKNYSFLNTLAFSKIMKKYDKITSRNASKYYMKMVDNSNLGSSDEITKLMERVEVTFIKHFSNSNRTKGMKILRPQAMRERHRTTFSTGFLAGCTVALILALILIVRARKLMGKPKATQYMDTMFPLYSLFGLIVLHMIMFSANIFFWRRYRVNYSFIFGFKQGTELGYREVLLLSFGLAVLALASVLLNLDMEMDPKTKNYGTYTEILPLTLVFLVFIVLFCPFNIIYRSNRFFFLACLFHCICAPLYKVTLPDFFLADQFTSQVQALRSFEFYICYYGWGDFQHRENRCEESKVYKTFLFIVAVIPYWSRFLQCLRRLFEERDPMQGYNGIKYFLTIVAVILRIAYSLDKGMGWKTLAGIFSAIAAIVATYWDLVIDWGLLQRRSKNHWLRDKLLVPHKSVYFGAMVLNVLLRFAWMQTVLGFQVSFLHENSLISILASLEIIRRGIWNFFRLENEHLNNVGKYRAFKSVPLPFNYDDNEDKD, encoded by the exons atgaaatttGGGAAGGAATTCACAGCACAAATGGTGCCTGAATGGCAAGAAGCATACATGGATTACAATCAACTTAAATCGCTTTTGAAAGAAATCCAACGCTTCAGGCAAAGAACCAAGCCACCAGCAACCCCAGCTGGCCTTAAACGAAAGCTCACACTTTATAGAGCTTTTAGTGGCTTAACACAAAGATACAACAACCCCACAAGCCCATCATCAGCTTCTGATGACATTGAAAGCCAAGCCATTCTTGTCAATTCTGTGAACCATGGTGGCTCACAAAGTTATCAAACTACGTTTCTCATGTCCTCAGATGAAGGTGGTGAATATGAATTGGTTTACTTTAGGAGACTTGACGATGAATTCAATAAAGTGAACAAGTTTTACGAGGCTAAAGTGGAGGAGGTGATGAAGGAAGCAGCTATGTTGAACAAACAAATGGATGCTTTGATTGCTTTTAGGATCAAAGTGGAGAATCCTCAAGGGTGGTTTGATAGGTCTGTGGAGATGACTCGTCTTGCTTCTGATGTTGCTGCTTCAGCAGCTGCGGTGGCAGCTTCTACACCAAAAGGAGCCAGAGCAAGTA GAAGAGTTCCCATGTCCATGGATGTGATTGAAGAGGGTCCGAGCAGCCATGGACCATCATTAGACGAATCAAGTGATGACAAAGAGAATGAAATTGTCAACCAAATGGTTCAAGAACAGAGGCTAAAGAACATGAAGGGAACTAGACCAGCTCCTCTTGAAATACTTAGTCATGTGAAAATGAACAACACTCTAGAGACTCCTCGTTCAACCATTAAGGGCTTCCTCAATTACCCTATGCAGACAGAGCTGAATTTCACGAGGGAAAATTTGAGAAAAGTTGAAGATCAACTTAAGCGagcttttgttgaattttaccAGAAGCTTAGGCTTCTGAAGAACTACAG CTTCTTAAACACACTAGCATTTTCAAAGATCATGAAGAAATATGATAAG ATCACTTCAAGGAATGCATCAAAATATTACATGAAAATGGTGGATAATTCCAACCTTGGCAGTTCTGATGAG ATTACCAAACTTATGGAAAGGGTTGAAGTTACATTCATCAAACATTTCTCCAATTCTAACCGCACCAAAGGCATGAAAATCTTAAGACCCCAGGCAATGAGAGAAAGACATAGGACAACATTTTCCACAg GTTTTTTGGCTGGCTGCACAGTAGCTCTGATATTAGCCCTTATTTTAATTGTCCGTGCCCGCAAACTCATGGGTAAGCCAAAGGCAACACAGTACATGGACACCATGTTTCCTCTTTACAG CTTGTTTGGCTTAATAGTTCTGCACATGATTATGTTTTCTGCCAATATATTCTTCTGGAGGCGATACCGGGTCAATTATTCCTTCATATTTGGATTCAAGCAAGGAACCGAGTTGGGGTATCGAGAAGTTCTCCTCCTCAGTTTTGGTCTTGCAGTGTTAGCACTAGCCAGTGTGCTATTAAACCTTGACATGGAGATggatccaaaaacaaaaaattatggaaCATACACCGAAATTCTGCCGCTGACCTTGGTTTTT CTTGTGTTCATCGTATTATTCTGCCCATTTAACATCATTTATCGCTCAAATCGTTTCTTCTTCCTTGCATGTCTCTTTCACTGTATCTGTGCTCCTTTGTACAAG GTGACACTCCCAGATTTCTTCTTGGCAGATCAGTTCACTAGCCAG GTGCAAGCCTTGAGAAGTTTTGAGTTCTACATTTGCTACTATGGTTGGGGCGACTTCCAGCACAGAGAGAACAGGTGTGAAGAAAGCAAAGTATACAAAACTTTCCTTTTCATTGTTGCAGTAATTCCATACTGGTCTCGATTCCTTCAG TGTCTCAGGCGCCTGTTTGAAGAGAGAGATCCCATGCAAGGATATAATGGCATTAAGTATTTTCTGACTATTGTGGCTGTTATCTTGAGGATTGCTTATAGTCTTGACAAgggaatgggttggaaaacaTTAGCCGGGATTTTCTCAGCCATTGCAGCAATTGTTGCTACATACTGGGACCTTGTTATAGATTGGGGGCTTCTTCAACGTCGATCTAAGAACCACTGGTTGAGAGACAAGCTCTTAGTCCCTCACAAAAGTGTATATTTTGGAGCAATg GTGTTGAATGTGTTGCTGAGGTTTGCATGGATGCAGACTGTATTGGGTTTCCAAGTGTCTTTCTTACATGAAAATTCCTTAATATCCATTCTAGCTAGCCTAGAGATCATTCGTCGTGGCATATGGAATTTCTTTAG ATTGGAGAATGAACATTTGAACAATGTTGGCAAGTACCGAGCTTTCAAGTCTGTGCCACTACCCTTCAACTATGATGATAATGAAGATAAAGATTAA